The sequence TAAGGTGCTGGAGCGGGCTCTATCTTTCCACTTATTTTTATTTTTTCAACATTTTTTTCCATTACTTCTATTTCCTTTATTTCTGTTCCAAATGGAAATATGTATGTTTCATATTTATATGGCAGGATAGGATAACCTTCTCTGTAAATAAAATTTGTATAGCCATAGAAAATATTTTCATTGCTTTCATAATTTATTGCGGAGTAAAAGGGCATCTGAAATAAGAAAACAATTAGAGCAAAGATTAATTTCTTCATGCTTTGAATAAATTATTGCTTTAAAAAACTATTCCGATAATTTTTTAATGTACTGCCCGCAATTACTCCCTATCTCTATTTCTTCTTTTGCCCCTATACTTATTATTACATCAAATCCTTCCTCCATCAATTCATCAACAATGCCCGGTTTTTCTCTTTTTTCATAAGAAATTAATGTATGAAAACCATGCTTTATTGCATTTTCTGTTGGATTAAGGGGAGTAATTTTTATTAAAAATTTATCAGGATCAAAATATCTGGATATAATTTTTGTATTCACTGGAAATTCTTTTGCGAGTGCAAAATTTAGATTTATTTTTCTATCACCCTTCCTGAAATAAAATTCTCCAAATTCAGAAATTTCTTCAAAACTCATTTTTGGAATTGGCATAATTTCATCCCTTATTTTTTCATCAGTGGTATTTATTGAAAATTGCATCTGGAATTTTCCATTTTTATATAATTCATTTTTTATTTCTGCAATTTTATAAAGTATATCCTTGCTAAATTTTGGTGCAACAGTCGCAATGCAGGGCATCAGAGAATCATCTTTTATCTCTTCTCTTAGTAAAGTTAGTGCATCCAATATATTTGGATTTAAAAGTGGTTCTCCCATCCTAGCAAAATGAACCTTCAATTTCTCTGTTTTTAAACCATTTCTTGAATTTATAACAAATCTTATTTGAGAAAGAATTTCGCCAGCGGTAAGATTTCCCATGAATTTCCCACCCGCATCACAAATCTTGCAATTTACAGGGCATCCAAATTGTGTTGAAACTATTATACACCATTTTTTCTCCCTTGCCAATCCTGGCTCAACAGAATCAACAAACTCCACAAAATGATCCTCCCTAAGCATTGCGGTGTATATGAGAGCGTGCTCTTCCCTGCCGTGTTTTGATATTATCTTCATTTTTCACCTCTTAAATATTTAATGGCGCCCTCCGCCGCCATAATTCCAGTTGCAAATGCAATTGATATATATCTTTTTTCTGGCATTGCAAAGTCACCCGCAATGAATAATCCAGGATAAATTTCAATTAATTTTTTCCTTAATTTTGATTTTATATTCTCCGGAAATATTGCATTATTTCTTTTCTTTCCGTAGCATATTAAAACCTTATCCACTTCAATTTTCTTTTTGGAAGAAAGTCTGATTATAATTTTATTTTTACTTTCGCTTATTCCTAAAACATCTTTATTTAAAATTTTTACATTTTCCATTTCTTTCACTTTTTCAACAAGAGCTTTAATTGCCTTTATTTTTCTTCCTATCAGATATATTTTTGAAGCGGATGAAAATCTCAGGGAAGCATCAAAAGCGGTATCACCTAACCCAAGAATTGCAATAACTTTATTTCTCCAGCTTTTCAAATCTCTCGCCCTTGTATAAATATTTTTTATTCTTTTATTTTTCCATTTTTCCCTATTAACCAGCCCTATTGCAACAATTAAACTCCTGGCTCTGTAATTCCCTTTCTTACAAACTAAATCAAAAAATTTTCCTCTGAATTTAATTTTCAAAACTTCATCAAAAATAACTTTTACTCCAATGCTAAACAAATGCTCTTCCAATTTTTTTGCAAGAGTTAGGCCTTTTATTCCAGCTGGAAATCCAGGATAATTTTCTATTATGTTTGCATCATGCAATGATCCACCTATCCTTTCCTTCTCAATTAAAACGATATTAAAACCACTTCTCTGCAAATGAATGCCCGCCATACATCCCGCGGGCCCGCCCCCGATAATTATGCAATCAAAAACATTTTTCATTTTTTAATACCTCTTCAGTTGCTACTATTTTTGCAAATCCATGCGATAGATTTAGCAAT is a genomic window of Thermoplasmatales archaeon containing:
- a CDS encoding radical SAM protein, with product MKIISKHGREEHALIYTAMLREDHFVEFVDSVEPGLAREKKWCIIVSTQFGCPVNCKICDAGGKFMGNLTAGEILSQIRFVINSRNGLKTEKLKVHFARMGEPLLNPNILDALTLLREEIKDDSLMPCIATVAPKFSKDILYKIAEIKNELYKNGKFQMQFSINTTDEKIRDEIMPIPKMSFEEISEFGEFYFRKGDRKINLNFALAKEFPVNTKIISRYFDPDKFLIKITPLNPTENAIKHGFHTLISYEKREKPGIVDELMEEGFDVIISIGAKEEIEIGSNCGQYIKKLSE
- a CDS encoding NAD(P)/FAD-dependent oxidoreductase — its product is MKNVFDCIIIGGGPAGCMAGIHLQRSGFNIVLIEKERIGGSLHDANIIENYPGFPAGIKGLTLAKKLEEHLFSIGVKVIFDEVLKIKFRGKFFDLVCKKGNYRARSLIVAIGLVNREKWKNKRIKNIYTRARDLKSWRNKVIAILGLGDTAFDASLRFSSASKIYLIGRKIKAIKALVEKVKEMENVKILNKDVLGISESKNKIIIRLSSKKKIEVDKVLICYGKKRNNAIFPENIKSKLRKKLIEIYPGLFIAGDFAMPEKRYISIAFATGIMAAEGAIKYLRGEK